The genomic DNA CGGGACGTACCGCCTGAATTGCTATAACCAGAACGGGCGATTCAACAACTACCCGCACACCATCACCGCCGGTGGTGACGGCAAGGGGTACAAGAACGTCTCCTGCGTCAACGGGTCGGGTCACGCCATGCCCGTCTATGTCATTGTCGATGGCACGAGGTCCAATAATGCGAGCTGGTGACGCGTCGGTGGCGCGAGGTCATCCAATGTCGCGCTGACCGGCCGGTAACGGTAAACTCACGGCGTAAGAGCCCCTGACTCTTACGCCGTGACGCGCCCACCCGCTGAGCACTGACCGTAGGAGGCGCAGGGGCTTACGTGTGTCCGGTCCCACCGGAACCCGGTTCCGCGCGCGATGTGCCGCGCACCCAAGGACCGGACGCTGAAACGAGCAAGGGGGAGGATCCCATGCCAGCAATCGTGATCGTCGGAGCCCAGTGGGGCGACGAGGGCAAAGGCAAAGCCACCGATCTCCTCGGCGGCCGCGTCGACTACGTGGTCAAGCCCAACGGCGGCAATAACGCCGGCCACACCGTCGTCGTCGGCGGAGAGAAGTATGAGCTGAAGCTGCTGCCCGCCGGCATTCTCTCCGACAACGCGACGCCGATCATCGGCAACGGCTGCGTGGTCAACCTCGAGGCCCTGTTCGAAGAGATTGACGGGCTCGAGGCCCGCGGCGCGGACACCTCCAAGCTCCGCGTTTCCGCCAACGCCCACCTAGTGGCCCCCTACCACCAGACCATGGATAAGGTCACCGAGCGCTTCCTCGGCAAGCGCGCCATCGGCACCACCGGCCGCGGCATTGGCCCCGCCTACATGGACAAGATTGGGCGCCTCGGCCTGCGCGTGCAGGACGTGTTTGACGAGTCGATCCTCCGGCAGAAGGTGGAGGGCGCCCTGCGCCAGAAGAACGAGCTGCTGCTGAAGGTCTACAACCGCCGCAGCGTCGAGGTCGAGGAGATCGTCGAGTACTTCCTCTCCTTCGCCGAACGGCTCAAGCCGCTCGTCGTCGACTCCACGTTTGTCCTCAATGAGGCTCTGGACCAGGGCAAGGTGGTCCTCATGGAGGGCGGCCAGGCCACGTTCCTCGACGTCGACCACGGCACGTACCCGTTTGTCACCAGCTCCAACCCCACCGCCGGCGGTGCCTCGGTGGGCTCCGGGATCGGGCCCACGCGGATCGACCGCTCGATCGGCATCATCAAGGCCTACACCACGCGCGTGGGTGCGGGCCCCTTCCCCACCGAGTTGTTCGACGACTGGGGGATCTACCTGCAGAAAACCGGAGGCGAGTTCGGCGTGAACACCGGCCGCCCCCGCCGCTGCGGCTGGTATGACTCGGTGCTGGCCCGCCACGCCTGGCGCGTCAACGGCTTCACGGACTACTTCTTGACCAAGTTGGACGTGCTGACCAACATCGAGCAGATTCCGGTGTGCGTGGCGTACGACGTCGACGGGGTCCGGCATGACGAGATGCCGATGACGCAAACCGAGTTCCACCACGCCAAACC from Zhihengliuella flava includes the following:
- a CDS encoding adenylosuccinate synthase, yielding MPAIVIVGAQWGDEGKGKATDLLGGRVDYVVKPNGGNNAGHTVVVGGEKYELKLLPAGILSDNATPIIGNGCVVNLEALFEEIDGLEARGADTSKLRVSANAHLVAPYHQTMDKVTERFLGKRAIGTTGRGIGPAYMDKIGRLGLRVQDVFDESILRQKVEGALRQKNELLLKVYNRRSVEVEEIVEYFLSFAERLKPLVVDSTFVLNEALDQGKVVLMEGGQATFLDVDHGTYPFVTSSNPTAGGASVGSGIGPTRIDRSIGIIKAYTTRVGAGPFPTELFDDWGIYLQKTGGEFGVNTGRPRRCGWYDSVLARHAWRVNGFTDYFLTKLDVLTNIEQIPVCVAYDVDGVRHDEMPMTQTEFHHAKPIFEYFDGWTEDITGARTLEDLPENARKYVLALEELSGARFSAIGVGPDREQTIVRYDLIEG